The Candidatus Syntrophosphaera sp. DNA window TTTGAGCTGCCGGACCCGCGCAAGACGGACGCCTATTCGCGGGCCAATCTGGCCGTGGTGGAGGCCTTTAGGGAGAAGTTTCCCCACATCGAACTGCGGGCGTTTTCGGGCATCCAGATCGAGAACATGGATCTGGACGCCGGTCCGCTGATGGCCATCGCGGGTGGCGTGGCGCCCGACATCCTCTATGTAAACTTCCGCCAGAGCGACACTTACATCCAGAACAACTTTCTCTGGCCCCTGGACGAGTTCATCGCCCAGGAGGATCCCGCAGCTTTGCGCCTGAGGGTGGAAGAGCCCGTCTGGCCTGTGATCCGCCGGGTCCGCAAAGGCGAAAGCCAGGCGCGGACCTGGATGCTGCCCTACGAGACCCTGGTGCGGGTGCTGATGTACCGCAAAGACGTGTTCCGTAAGGCCGGGCTCGATCCGGACAAGCCTCCGCGCGATTGGGAGGAGTTCTATCGCTATGCCCGGCTGCTGACGAATCCTGCCGAGGGCGCTTACGGCACGGTTTTGGCCTCCGGGCCCCAGGCCGCCTACGATTGGCTTCCCTTTCTCTGGGCCGCGGGGGGCGACGCGGTCTCCTATGACCCCGTAAAGCAGGAATGGAGCGCTTCTTTTGCCGGTCCCGCTGGCGTGGAGGCGATGGAATTCTACCTCAGGCTGGTTGCCACCCGGTGGCGCGACAACCGGGGTGAGAAGCAGACAGGCTTTGCGATCCGGGAGGGGGATTGGGGCTACATGTGGCAGGAAGGCAAGATCGGGATGCGCATGGATTACCTTTCCCAGCAAAACATGGGCGGGGCCTACGATCCGAACCTCTATGCCTTCGCGCCTTCACCGGCAGGGCCTTCCGGACGCGGGGGCAGCGAGATCAACTGCCGCATGATGGGCATCTTTTCCGAGGCCGGGATCAGCAACAATTCCGGGGTCGGAGACCGCGATCCGCAGGCTGTGCGAGCCGCGGCCTGGGAATACATCCGCTTCTACGATTCCGAGGAGGCGCGCCAGATCCGGATGAAGATCATGGTGGACAGCGGCTATGGCAGGATGCAGAATCCCGTCTTCCTCAAGCGTTACGGCTATGAAAGCTATCTGAACTACGCGCCGGCGGGCTGGCTGGAGACCTTCGAAACAGCGCTGAAACACGGAAAACCGGAGCCCTATGGCGATAACTGCCAAAAAGTTTATGAATACATGACCCATCCCCTCGAAGAACTGGTATCCCTGGACCTCAAAGGCAGGCTGGGAAATGATCCAGAGATCCGCAGGGCGCGCATCGCCGCCACCCTGGAAAAGGCGGAGGCGCGCACCAATCAGGAAATGATCGGCCGCATTCCTCCCGAGACCAGGGCCTTCCGGGAAAGGCTGGCCATGGTCTTCGCGGTCCTGATCCTGCTGGCCTTTGGTTTCACCGTGTGGAAGGTTTGGAAGCTGCTAACCCCGGAAACCAAGGCCAAAAGCAAACTCCGCTTCAATTACCGAACCTGGGTGGCCCTATTGCTGGCTCCGGCCGTGATCACAATTCTGGTTTGGAAATATCTGCCCATGCTCACCGGTTCGATCATGGCCTTTCAGGATTACCATCTCGTGGGGGCCAGTCCCTGGATCGGTTTCGGCAATTTCGCCGAAGTGCTTTTTGATCCGACCTGGTGGGCGTCGGTGGGCAAAACGCTCTACTACATGGCGTTGCTGCTGGGGCTGGGCTTCGTGCCGCCGATCCTGCTGGCGATCCTACTGCAGGAGGTTTCGCGCGGCAAGATCCTCTACCGGGTGCTGTTTTATCTGCCCGCCGTGATCAGCGGGGTGATCGTGATCTATCTCTGGAAGTTGCTTTACGACCCCTCGGACGCGGGGATACTGAACCAGATCCTGCTCCAGCTGGGACTCCCCAAGAGCATGTGGATCAAGGATGAAGCGCTGGCGATGCTTTGCGTGGTGCTGCCAACCGTCTGGGCCGGTGTGGGGCCCGGTTCGCTGATCTATCTGGCCGCGCTGAAAAACATCCCCCAGGAACTCTATGAAGCGGCGGACATCGACGGGGCCGGATTCCGCATGAAACTACGGCACATAGTGGTGCCCAGCCTCAAGGGGTTGATCATCATCCAGTTCATCGCCGCCTTCATCGTGGCCGCCCAAAGCAGCGATTTCATTCTGGTGATGACCTTTGGTGGGCCCAATGAGGCGACGCGGGTGGCCGACCTGCTGATCTTTGAAAAAGCCTATCTCTACCTGCGCTTCGGGCTTGCCACCACCATGGCCTGGATGCTGAGCCTCATGTTGATGGGCTTCACGGTGCTGCAGATCAAACACCTATCCAGGATGGAATTCCGCACCGTCCAGGACGACAAGGTGACAAAGCCATGAGCATCATCTCCAAAGTGGGGCGCAGATCCGTCAAAGTCCGGCTGCTGAACGAATCCATCCACCTCGTCTTGCTCCTGGGCGCCGTGACGATGGTCTATCCTTTCCTGTTGATGATCTCCGCCTCCCTGAAAAGCAATGTGGACAGCACCCGGCTGAGTTTGCTGCCCCGTTATCTACATGACGATGAAGCCCTGTTCCAGAAATACCTGGAATCACGCTATAACGAGGAAAGCAGCCGCCTGGGTGATAATTATGCCGGACGCTGGCTTGCCTTTTCCGAGGTCATCCTGCCCGAACTGCCCGATCCGGCCCTGTATAAGGATTGGAAAGAGTTCATCACATCCCATCCCCAGGGGGTTTATGACTATTACGTGGCGGAACATTACGGCCGCGGGGTCTATCCCCTCAACCAGAGAAGGATGCGCAAGCTCCTGAGGCAGGAAAACGACAACGATCTGACCCAGTTTAACCGCAAATACAACACCGGCGCCCAAAGCTGGGAACAGATCGTTGTGGAGGAAAAGGAGATCCTGGGCCGCAATTACGTCAGCACAGATGAGGGCTATCTGGGCAGGTTCCAGAGTTTTAAGAAGGACATTGAAGAAAGGCACCGTAACTACATCAACCTCGACGGGGCCTTCGCGCAGATGGAACTGGCCCCGGCTTTCCGGGGAGACCTGATAGCCTTTAACAGCGCCACCGGACTGGGCCTCAATTCCTGGGGCGATGTGGTCCTTTCCGAAAAATGCCCGCTCCCGGGACATCCGCTGCGGGGATATTGGCTGAATTACGTGCGCAAGGCCCTGAACGTCCATCACATCGGGCTCGAAGACTCCGCTGTTCCGGCCTTCCAGGCCATGCTGCGAGGCAAATATGCCGATATTGCCATGCTCAACGTCACTTGGAACACAGCTTACGGCGACTTTTCCGAGTTGAAGATCCCGGACGAGATCCCCGACCAGGGCGCGCTGGTCGAGGATCTGACCTATTTTGTGGAAAACCTTGCCACCGCCGAAGACTTGAGGGTGCGCAACCTCGGCAATGAGTTTCGGGCCTGGCTGGAATCCAAGTATGGCACCCCGGGAAACTTGCGCCGGGCCTGGAAGGGCGGCTATCAAAGCTGGGAAGATGTTTCCCTGCCTTCCTCCGCGCCTGCGCACAACCTGGCCCAGGCCGCCGACTGGTCCCGCTTCGCCAGGAATGAAGGCCTTCCCTGGCTTGAAGTTCTACCCGCGGCGCAGTCCGACTACCTGGAATTCCTGCGCCCCCGTTTTGGCGGAGCGGGCTCCGGTCTCGATCTTAACAAGCTAAACAACTTCCTGGGAACAAATTACGACTCCGAACAAGACATTTTTCCAAATCCTAGCCGGCCGGTCGATCGAGACCAGGCCGACCTCTGGTCTGAATTCGTGCACCAGGCGGCGCGGGAACAACATCTGAGGCTTAAACCAGATGAAGCTGCCACTCAAGCCTGGCGGAAATATCTGGGTTCCAAATACCCGGGCCCCGGAGCTTTGAGCCAAGCCTGGAAGCTTTTTCCCGCAAGCTTTGAGCAGGTATCGCTGCCTGTCTGGCAGATCGAGCATTTCCTCTTCCAGAAGAACAAAGCCTCCATCCGCAGGGAGTTTCTGACCCGCAACTACGCCATGGTGCTGGACCAGATGTTCAATGACGCCCGTTCCCTGCGCAATACGGGGATCTACACTCTGCTTTCCATCCTGCTGGCCGTGACCGTCAATCCTCTTGCTGCCTACGCGCTCAGCCGTTTCAAACCGCGTTTCAGCTACCAGCTGATCATGCTCTTCATGCTGACCATGGCCTTTCCGGCGATGGTGATGGGCATCCCCAATTTCCTGATGCTGCGGCGATTGAGCCTGTTAAACACTTTCTGGGCCCTGGTCCTGCCAGCCGCCGCGGACGGCTATTTCATCTTCCTGCTCAAGGGCTTCTTCGACAGCCTGCCGCGCGAGCTGTATGAAAGCGCCAGCCTCGACGGAGCCGGGGAATTCCGCATGTTCTGGCAATTCACGCTGCGCCTGTCGCAACCGATCCTGGCCGTCATTGCTCTGGGCGCATTCAATGCCGCCTACCGCAATTTCCTCTTCGCCTTCATCGTTTGCCAGGACCAGTCCATGTGGACCCTCATGGTGCACATCTACGAACTGATGCAGCGCGCCAGCAACAGCGTGGGCTACGCGGCCCTGGTCATCGCCGCCATCCCTACTCTGGCGGTCTTTGTCTTCTTCCAGAATATCATCATCCGGGGGATCGTGGTCCCCACTGAGAAATAGAGAGGTTTTGATGCAGAACGAGAAGATCCTCCTTACCCGCGTAAAGCGATTGCTGGAAAGGCAGAACGCCTTATTGTACCGGGACAAGACTGTTATGGAAGCCGAGTATTCACTCTCGGAAGAAGCCCTTCAGGCCATAAGCATAGGAGAAATGTGGGGCCAGCCCTGGCAGACTGCAGAGTTCAGGATCCGGGGCACTATCCCCGAAACCCTGGCCGGAAAGCATTATGGGCTGTATTTCGATTGCGACGGCGAAGCCTGCGTCATGGACGCGGGCACTCCAATCCAGGGATTGACGCCCAAGGTGGATTGGTATCACAAAGCAGCCAAGCACTTCTTCCCCCTGCATGCTTCGGTTGATCCAGGAAGTTATGTCAGCTTGGAGATCCAGGCCTCTGCCAATGACCTCTTTGGCGCCGGGAAAGATGAATACCGTCTGCGGGAATGCGCTCTTGTGAGTTTTGACGAGTCTTTGTTCCAGGACCTGATGGACATCGGCCTGCTGCTCAACCTGGCAGAAGCATTGCCGGAAGGGACAGTGCGCCGCCAGCGCATATTGCGAGGCCTGGACAGGGTTTGCGACCTTTGGAACAGCGATCTGCCGGAAGCACGGGCCATCCTGAAAGAACTGCTCTCCCACCAGGCCAATTCCAGTGCTTTGACGGCCTACAGCGTTGGACACGCGCATCTAGATCTGGCCTGGCTTTGGCCCATCCGCGAAACCCGGCGCAAGGGCGGACGCACCTTTGCCAACGCGCTTAGGCTCTTGGAGCAGTATCCGGACTACGTTTTCGGCGCCTCGCAAGCCCAACTGTACCAATGGATAAAGCAAGATTATCCAGCGCTCTATGAACAGGTCAAAACCCTGGTCAGATCAGGCCGTTGGGAGGTTCAGGGCGCTTCCTGGGTGGAATTTGACACCAACCTGATCTCTTCCGAATCGATCATCCGGCAGTTCCTGTATGGCAAACGCTTCTTTGAAAGCGAGTTCGGTTCCTCGCCGGAAATCCTCTGGTTGCCTGACTGTTTCGGCTTCAGCGGCAACCTGCCCCAGTTTTTGCGTGGTTGCGAAGTGCCCCATTTCATGACCCAGAAGCTAAGCTGGAACGAGACCAACACCTTTCCCCACCACCTTTTTGCCTGGGAAGGGATCGATGGCACGAGGATCCTGGCACATCAGCTTCCCACCAACGACTACAACTTTTCCAACGATCCCTCCGCCTTTCTGGAAACGGAAAAACGCTATGCGCAAAGCGGGGTCTGCGCTTGTTTCCTCAATCTCTACGGAATCGGCGACGGAGGCGGAGGCCCCACCCGCAACCACATTGAATACGGACTCAGGCTTCAGGACCTCGAGGGAGTGTGCAAATTCCGCTTTGCCAAAGGAGCGGAATTCTTCGCGCGGGCAGAAGAAGTGGAGAAAGAACTACTGCCCGTCGCCTATGGCGAATTGTATCTGGAATTCCACCGCGGAACCTATACCACCCAGGCCCGCATGAAACAGGACAACCGGAACAGCGAGAAACTGCTCTCCGCATCTGAATTCATGGCCGTCCTGGCAGGGCAGAAGAGCTATCCTGCCGCTCTGAGAAAGGTTTGGGAGGATACCCTGCTCCTGCAATTCCACGACATCATCCCCGGCTCCTCCATCGGCATGGTCTATGAGGAGGCCCACGCCCTCAGCGCCCGTAACCACATGCTTTTGAAAGATTTCATCGGCGAACAGGCGGATATATTCCTGCGGGACGGAAAGCTTGCTGGGAAGGGATCCCACGCCATTTTCAATCCCTGCAACCAAGCCTTGGAAGAATGGCATGCCTTTCCCACCGAGCTGAAAGGCCTGGTCCCGATTGACGTTTTAGGAGAGGAACTGCCCTGCCTGGAAACGGAAAACTCACTTTTGGTCAAGCTCAGCGTGCCGGCCTGGAGCTTTGGCGAGATCCAGTTCACTGCTGCAGGCTACCGGCCCAAAGCGCAAGCCAAACCTGCATCTTTGACCCTTGAAAACCTTCATCTGATTGTACAGATAACCAAAACAGGCGGCATCGCCTCGATCCGGGACACGGAAAGCGGAGTGGAGTACCTGGCCGCGGAATCCAACCGGCTCCTGCTTTGGGAGGACGAGCCGAACAACTGGGGGGCCTGGGACATCAACCATTTTTACCGGAGCACCAAACCTCAAATTCCGGACCAGGTGGAATTCATCCCAGAGCTCAGCATCAGCCTGGACGGCGAGTTCAGCCGCGTGGTACAGGATATCACGCTCGGCAATTCCACACTGCGCCAGACCATTGAACTGCGCTACGGCGAAGGCCTGATCCGGATTTCCCATGAGGTCGACTGGCGCGAAAAGCACAAAATGCTGCGGGCGCATTTTTATCCGGACGTTCACTTTGGAACCGCCACCTACGGCATCCAGGGCGGTGTGATCAAGCGCAGCGCGAAACCCAAAAACGCCTGGGAAGCAGCCCAGTTCGAGGTCCCGGCCCAGCGCTTTGCCGACCTTTCCCAACCCGACCGGGGTTGCGCCATCCTCTGCGACGTCAAATACGGCTATCGCTGCGTGGATAACGAACTGGAGATCAATCTGCTGCGCAGTCCCGCGGACGTCGATCCCGGCGCGGACATCCACACCCACAGCTATCGCTATGCCATCCATCCCCACGCCGGTGATTACGAGCACAGCGACGTGTTCCAGATGGCTGAGAAAAACGCCCACGAGCTCCTGATCGCCCCTGCGCACAAGGTTTTGGGAGACCTGCCCCAGCCGCTGTTCAAGCTGAATGCGGAAAGCGTCAACCTGGACACGGTCAAACCCGCTGAGGAAGGTTCCGGAACGGTGCTCCGCCTGCATGAATTCAAGGGCCAGAGCGGTACCGCCCAGCTCTTTTCCATCCGGCCCCATTCTCGCGTTTGGGAGTGCAACATGCTGGAAAAGCCGCTCACGCTGGTAAAAACAGGTATTGCCGACAATGACCCGCTCTATCTGGAATTCCGGCCCTTCGAGATCAAAACTATTCTCCTGGAGGATGAACAATGATCCCACAGCCCAAGAAAATGCGCGTGTTCAAGGAGAAATTCTGGATCACGGAAAAAGTGTCCTATCTGAACGCGACCCTCATGCCAGGAGAGCTTTACCTCCATCTGGTGAAGGATCTGGAACAATGCTATCACAAGATGTTCGGAGACCTGGAGATGGACGACGACAATCTGACCGTCGTGGACTTTTTCCTGGCCCCCTTCAAAAAGAAGGTCCCGCCGGAGTATTATGAACTGAGCATAAAACCCTATAGGATCACGCTCACCGCGGAAAATCCAGCAGGTCTGCTGCATGGGGTCCAAACCCTCAAGCAGCATTGGTGGGACACATCCTTCAACTTTGAGTTTGAGGGCGACAGCGGGGTGGACATGCAATGCCTCAAGATCAACGATTGGCCGTCATATCCCTGGCGGGGGCTGCATCTGGACGTCAGCCGCCATTTCTTCGCTTACAAATTCATCTACCGCTATCTGGATTGGATGGCCTCCTACAAGCTGAACAAGTTCCATTGGCACCTTTCGGACGACCAGGGCTGGCGGATAGAGAGCAAACGCTTTCCCCGCCTGCATGAGGCCGGGGCCTGGCGGATTGAGGCAGATGGCAAAAGATACGGCGGCTTTTACACACAGCGCCAGATCAAGCTGGTGGTCGAATACGCCGCCCGGCGCGGCATTGAGGTCATCCCGGAGATCGATCTGCCCGGCCACGCGCAGGCGATCCTGGCCGCCTATCCTGAACTGGCTTGCTTTCCCGGCGATTTCCAGACCCTCAGCGTCTGGGGCATTTCCAGCGACATCATCTGCGCCGGAAAGGACTCTGCCATCGATTTCCTCAAAGAGTTGCTTTCCGAAGTGGCGGAGCTTTTTCCGGGCGAGTATTTCCATCTGGGTGGAGACGAAGCACCCAAGGACCGCTGGAAAGACTGTCCCCACTGCCAAAAGCGCATCGCCGCGCGCAAACTCGCCGATGAGGAACAGCTGCAGGGCTGGCTGTTCCAGACCCTTGCCAAACACTTGCAGGACAAGGGAAAGACCGTTATCGGCTGGGACGAGGTGCTGGACGGGAAGATCGACTCCCGGCCCATCGTGATGTGCTGGCGCGGAGACGGGATCGACGCGGCCCGCAAAGCCCATGACAACGGCAACCGCTATGTCATCTGCCCCAACAACAAGCTCTATTTCGACTGGAAATTGGACGATTTTGCCTATTTGCCTGGCGCCCACGGAGTCACCACCATCGAAGACGTGTACAGTCTTGACCTGTCACGCTATCGCTTTGAGAAGGAGAAGCTCTTCCTGGGCGGCCAGGCCAACCTCTGGACCGAATACGTTCCCGACGGCAAAACCGCCAAAGATCTGCTCATCGGGCGCATCGCCGCCTTGTCCGAGCTGTTCTGGTCCGACCCCCAGGCCAAGGATTTCGAGGAATTCATCCAGCGGGTCTGGGATTCGGGGAATTGCCCGTGAACCGCCATCCCGCAAATCCCATCCTCACCCGGCTGGACGTCCAAAGCGACCATCCCTCCTTGCGGGACGTCAGTTCCGTCTTCAATCCAGGTGGGATCAGGCAAGGGGATTCATTCACCCTCCTGCTCAGGGTGCAGAACCGGGCCCGAGAAACCTTGCTGCTCAAGGCCGTTTCGACCGACGGCGTGAAATTCACACTTGATTCAGAACCTTTGCCGATCCGGGGCCTGGAGCGATGCCCGCAGAGGATCTTCCACATCTACGATCCCCGTATCACTTTGCTGGAGGGGGTTTACCACGTCCTCTGCGCCATGGACACTGA harbors:
- a CDS encoding extracellular solute-binding protein → MRIIPAFLLTLALFLGVCAPLRAKTEQRVVLKVFELPDPRKTDAYSRANLAVVEAFREKFPHIELRAFSGIQIENMDLDAGPLMAIAGGVAPDILYVNFRQSDTYIQNNFLWPLDEFIAQEDPAALRLRVEEPVWPVIRRVRKGESQARTWMLPYETLVRVLMYRKDVFRKAGLDPDKPPRDWEEFYRYARLLTNPAEGAYGTVLASGPQAAYDWLPFLWAAGGDAVSYDPVKQEWSASFAGPAGVEAMEFYLRLVATRWRDNRGEKQTGFAIREGDWGYMWQEGKIGMRMDYLSQQNMGGAYDPNLYAFAPSPAGPSGRGGSEINCRMMGIFSEAGISNNSGVGDRDPQAVRAAAWEYIRFYDSEEARQIRMKIMVDSGYGRMQNPVFLKRYGYESYLNYAPAGWLETFETALKHGKPEPYGDNCQKVYEYMTHPLEELVSLDLKGRLGNDPEIRRARIAATLEKAEARTNQEMIGRIPPETRAFRERLAMVFAVLILLAFGFTVWKVWKLLTPETKAKSKLRFNYRTWVALLLAPAVITILVWKYLPMLTGSIMAFQDYHLVGASPWIGFGNFAEVLFDPTWWASVGKTLYYMALLLGLGFVPPILLAILLQEVSRGKILYRVLFYLPAVISGVIVIYLWKLLYDPSDAGILNQILLQLGLPKSMWIKDEALAMLCVVLPTVWAGVGPGSLIYLAALKNIPQELYEAADIDGAGFRMKLRHIVVPSLKGLIIIQFIAAFIVAAQSSDFILVMTFGGPNEATRVADLLIFEKAYLYLRFGLATTMAWMLSLMLMGFTVLQIKHLSRMEFRTVQDDKVTKP
- a CDS encoding beta-galactosidase produces the protein MSIISKVGRRSVKVRLLNESIHLVLLLGAVTMVYPFLLMISASLKSNVDSTRLSLLPRYLHDDEALFQKYLESRYNEESSRLGDNYAGRWLAFSEVILPELPDPALYKDWKEFITSHPQGVYDYYVAEHYGRGVYPLNQRRMRKLLRQENDNDLTQFNRKYNTGAQSWEQIVVEEKEILGRNYVSTDEGYLGRFQSFKKDIEERHRNYINLDGAFAQMELAPAFRGDLIAFNSATGLGLNSWGDVVLSEKCPLPGHPLRGYWLNYVRKALNVHHIGLEDSAVPAFQAMLRGKYADIAMLNVTWNTAYGDFSELKIPDEIPDQGALVEDLTYFVENLATAEDLRVRNLGNEFRAWLESKYGTPGNLRRAWKGGYQSWEDVSLPSSAPAHNLAQAADWSRFARNEGLPWLEVLPAAQSDYLEFLRPRFGGAGSGLDLNKLNNFLGTNYDSEQDIFPNPSRPVDRDQADLWSEFVHQAAREQHLRLKPDEAATQAWRKYLGSKYPGPGALSQAWKLFPASFEQVSLPVWQIEHFLFQKNKASIRREFLTRNYAMVLDQMFNDARSLRNTGIYTLLSILLAVTVNPLAAYALSRFKPRFSYQLIMLFMLTMAFPAMVMGIPNFLMLRRLSLLNTFWALVLPAAADGYFIFLLKGFFDSLPRELYESASLDGAGEFRMFWQFTLRLSQPILAVIALGAFNAAYRNFLFAFIVCQDQSMWTLMVHIYELMQRASNSVGYAALVIAAIPTLAVFVFFQNIIIRGIVVPTEK
- a CDS encoding beta-N-acetylhexosaminidase; the encoded protein is MIPQPKKMRVFKEKFWITEKVSYLNATLMPGELYLHLVKDLEQCYHKMFGDLEMDDDNLTVVDFFLAPFKKKVPPEYYELSIKPYRITLTAENPAGLLHGVQTLKQHWWDTSFNFEFEGDSGVDMQCLKINDWPSYPWRGLHLDVSRHFFAYKFIYRYLDWMASYKLNKFHWHLSDDQGWRIESKRFPRLHEAGAWRIEADGKRYGGFYTQRQIKLVVEYAARRGIEVIPEIDLPGHAQAILAAYPELACFPGDFQTLSVWGISSDIICAGKDSAIDFLKELLSEVAELFPGEYFHLGGDEAPKDRWKDCPHCQKRIAARKLADEEQLQGWLFQTLAKHLQDKGKTVIGWDEVLDGKIDSRPIVMCWRGDGIDAARKAHDNGNRYVICPNNKLYFDWKLDDFAYLPGAHGVTTIEDVYSLDLSRYRFEKEKLFLGGQANLWTEYVPDGKTAKDLLIGRIAALSELFWSDPQAKDFEEFIQRVWDSGNCP